In the genome of Mycobacterium kansasii ATCC 12478, one region contains:
- a CDS encoding TetR/AcrR family transcriptional regulator, translated as MPKVSEDHLAARRRQILDGARRCFAEYGYDKATVRRLEQAIGMSRGAIFHHFRDKDALFFALAHEDAERMADVASREGLIQVMRDMLAAPEQFDWLATRLEIARKLRNDPVFNRGWAERSLELAAATTDRLRRQKQAKRVRDDVPSDVLQCYLDLVLDGLVARLASGEDPRRLSAVLDLVENSVRRR; from the coding sequence ATGCCGAAAGTCAGCGAGGACCATCTGGCGGCTCGGCGCCGCCAGATCCTCGACGGCGCACGCCGCTGCTTTGCCGAGTACGGCTACGACAAAGCCACCGTCCGGCGCCTGGAACAGGCGATCGGTATGTCGCGCGGTGCGATCTTCCACCACTTCCGGGACAAGGACGCGCTGTTCTTCGCGCTGGCGCACGAGGACGCCGAGCGGATGGCCGATGTCGCGTCGCGCGAGGGTCTCATCCAGGTGATGCGCGACATGCTCGCCGCGCCCGAGCAGTTCGACTGGCTGGCTACCCGGCTGGAGATCGCGCGCAAGCTACGCAATGACCCGGTGTTCAACCGCGGCTGGGCGGAGCGCTCCCTGGAACTGGCCGCCGCGACGACCGATCGGCTGCGCCGGCAGAAGCAAGCCAAACGAGTGCGCGACGACGTTCCCAGTGACGTGTTGCAGTGCTACCTTGATCTGGTCCTCGACGGATTGGTGGCCAGGCTTGCCTCCGGCGAAGACCCCCGGCGGCTCTCCGCCGTACTTGACCTGGTGGAAAATTCGGTGCGCCGCCGCTGA